CCCAACGTTAGTGGAAACTCAAGATGAAATATTTTAATACGAATAGAAAGCTTGGCTGTATATACAGGAAATATCCCATTATTGGAACTTTCAGAGATACTCAATAGAGTGCAGACAATCTGATCAATAACACACCTCTATTTCTAAGTGAACTTTAAATTATGTACAGCAAGAGAACAGCCACCACAGCTTCCAAAGTAAATTATAGAAAATGTGACGCTCAAGCTGGGACTGAATATTTAAGTACCTGTCAAGTAATTGAAAGTGGTTACCACATTACTTAACAGCTACAACCATTGAGAAAACCTAGCGTGTCAAGACTTTTTGACTGTGTCATAGCAAAGGCTTTAGGAGAAGAATGTAACCATGGAAGAATAATCAAGTAATCCATTCATTATCAGGCAAATGCCTCAACCTTTGATTTGGTAACCATGAAGACTTAACTCTTGAAAATGTCTCCAGGATAACGTGCAATATTGCCACAATTAAATGGTGAAGCAGCCTCTCAGTAAATAGCAAACCAAATAGAAAGTTTGATCAGAAGCACTGGCTACCTATTAACCATGACACATTCAAAAAGTAGAAAACAACCATATTTTAAGATGTAGGCAACATTACATGTTTTTATCAAGAACAAATTGATGCAATTGAAAACCTTGGTCATTTTGTTAAACTGCACTAAAGCAGGTGTACTGTGTCATCTTCGGGGATGAATGCAAATCAACTCAGGATCCTTACAATgcagagtaggaaaaaaacttaAAGTATTTCACGTTTCCCCTTTGTTTTAATTTACACAGATCTTTTGAGAGCTTTATTTACAGAGCATCGAATCCAGTCTTGTTTAAAGCGATTATCACGTATTACAGTGATGTTTAAAATGGAATCTATGCAGAACCCTGTAAGAACAAAGGGCAGAGGTGTTTGTCAATGAATGGACATCTGGCTACAGAAGTAATCCCAAATTCCTCAGTTACTGAGCAGTCGTTCTGTTGCACATTCCACATCCCAGGATTGTGAAGACAAGGCCACTATTACTGCATTCTGTAGAAGAAATACAAAAGTCAAAAACTGCAAATGCCAGAGTAAAAACAATGTTTTCTAAAGCAGAAGTATCTATTAGGTCTTATCACAAATAGTTGCACTGTATAACGCCATAATGGAGGGATCCGTTCTTGAGAATTATTCCTAGACTGAACAATTCACATTTTGGAATGTGGCTGCAAAGTTATCACATGGCAGAAAATgcctgcagcagccagcaaatctatctcgCCGGTCTTCTGAATGGGCTTGTATGCAAGTCGAGTGTTTGTAAATTGGGGGAGGACCTGTGGTCCACAAGTAACATTTTCAGATGTTTTGGAGCAGCATCCTGTTTAAACCAGTACTGAAAACACCATTCTAAAGGAGTGCATTAGAAAATAAGCACCATTAGAATTTAACTGTTTTACCATACCTTTACTTGAAGACCGAAGAACACACTTACTTGGTTCATCTTTTTCCCTTAACATTGAGATTAATTGTGCATGCAAAGGTCAATGGCAGTGCTAGCCTACAAGTTATCCAGACTGCACTGGAGCAACAATACCAAATGCATATTGTGTAATTAGGCCAGTCCCACATTTGATGCCAGCAAAATTAAAACACCATTAAACATCAAGGTCAGCAAACCATCTATGTCGCGTTGAACAGCACTTAGAAGCCATTGCACATCTTTCTCTTCTACCCATTTGGGGGATATATATAATCAACTGAAAATTTGTTCTACCATTACACAATGGGCGCCACAAAATGAAAAAGTAAACTTTTATAGCTAATTTTAAAATGGTTTTAGAGTTAGAGTTGCACAGCACAggtaaaggccctttgacccatctcaAGTCTGTACCAACCATCAAGTAACCCTacgggacaggcatctctggagagaaggaatgggtgatgttacaggccaagacccttcttcagactggttagggataagggaaacgaaagatatagacggtgatgtggagagataaagaataatgaaagatatgcaaaaaagtaacaatgataaaggaaacaggctattggtaagatgtgtctatcttcggtttaaaccagcatctgcagttccttcttacacatcaagTAACCCTACACTGAACTCATTATGGcttgcgaaaacaggtgtttagaaatttttgcaaagtaattaaaaataaataactcaattacatttacataagtattcagaccctttactcagtactttgttgaggcacctttggcagtgattacagcctcaagtcttcttgggtatgacgctacaaacttggcacacctgtatttgggtcatttctcccattcttctctgcagatcctctcaagctctgtcagattggatggggagcgtcgatgcacagctattttcaggtccctccagagatgttcaatcgggttcaaatccgggctctggctgggccacaagggcattcacagacttgtcatgaagccactcctgcattgtcttggctgtgtgcttagggtcattgtcctgttggaaggtgaacctccgacccagtctgaggtccagaactctctggagcaggttttcatcaaggatctctctgtactttcctccgttcatctttccctcgatcctgactagtctcccagttcctgccgctgaaaaacatcccaacagcatgatgctgccaccaccatgcttcaccgtaggtatggtattggccaggtgatgagtggtgcctggtttcctccagatgtaacgcttggcattcaggccaaagagttcaatcttggtttcatcagaccagagaatcttatttctcttggtctgagagtcctttagatgtcttttggcaaactccaagcgggctgtcatgtgccttttactgaggagtggcttccgttctaccataaaggcctgattggtggagtgctgcagatatagttgtccttctggaaggttctcccatctttacAGAGGAACCCTGGAGCTCTGTcacagtgaccattgggttcttggtcacctccctgaccaaggtccttctcccccgattgctcattttggccgggcggccagctctgtgaagagtcctggtggttccaaagttcttccatttaagaatgacggaggccactgtgctcttcaggatctgcaatgctgcagaaattgttttatacccttccccaggtcTGTGTCTCGACATGATCCTGTCtctgtctacggacaattccttcgtcttcatggcttgtttttttgctctgacatgcactgtcaactgtgggaccttcatagacaggtgtgtgcctttccaaattatGTCCAATCAATTGAATCTACCACTGgtagactccaatcaagttgtagtttaaggataatcaatggaaacaagatgaacccaagctcaattttgagtgtcatagcaaagggtctgaatgcttatgtaaatgtgatatttcagttatttctttttaattactttgcaaaaatttctaaacacctgtttttgcttcttcattctgggatattgtgtgtagattgatgattaaaaagatgaatttaatcaattttaaaataaggctgtaacataacaaaatgtggaaaaagtaaaaggggtctgaatactttctgactgCACTGTgaaacaggtttggaggtatatggaccaaacgcaggcaggtaggactagtgaagctgggacatgttggccggtgttggctggttgggccgaagggcctgtttccacactgtatcactctgacagaAGTCAGAGATGCAAAATCCTCAACATTGTGCAGCACTCTACTGTGTGACATCATGAATTGCATGATGTCACACAGCAGTCAAAAAGCAGTCAAATTCTCCTCATGCTGATTCATATGCAGTAGAAAGGAAAATTACTGATTAGCAGAAACAAATTATGTCAACCCTGTACTCTCTCCTAAAAGCAATATTAAAGACCTAATCAAGCTTCTTTCCACCCTACAATCGGAACATACCCCATGGTATGTGTTTTGGAAGACCACAGAGCATTGCATTCTATTCACAACATTCAAACAATGAAACAATCTATTGATTCCTAAGTACAACATAACCTCATTGACATTCAATATTAAACTGGGTGAGAAGTAACATTCACAGTGCATGTCAGATATCCACCTCGTCAAACATTTCATAGAACTCAAGTTGCAACCCTTGGCTACACTTCGATGCTACATTCAATATTCATGAAAGCTGCACATGTGTCTTATGCCACTACCACAGCATAAAGTATATCACTTCAAATCCCTTGGTAAAATGGCCCAGATATCGAAGTCACAATGCACACCAAAAGCTTACAAGGTACTGTGGATTGTTTCTATGATCAGGATCTCACTTGTCCCAACATCACTGGCTTCTTGGCATTAGTTCTTAGGCAGTGACAATgctgacatcaggctgaagaacgTTAAAAAATTCCCATACTAACAGAAAAAGCACTAATTCTTAGGCACCGTTTTAAACTATTTCCTAACTGAAATCCATATCAAAAACACAAGGTAAAGATGGATAAACTTTGAGAGTTTGTTGATGAGCCAATAAAAGAGATCGGTAATGATGAATCAGTGCATCATTTAATCAAGTTACACCACATTCAATGAGGTACATTTTCAGGGTTCTGTgtataaaatatgaaaataatcctTTCACTAATAATATTTCACTACGACAGAGGGAGCTGATAACCACACTTATTGCAAGAAATTTGCACCAAAAAGTGTATCAAAAATTATAGTTAACTTGGCATGCTGAAATTCTGCGACCCAAATTGCCTTATAAAAGTTATTTAAACACTTAAATGATGATGGAACTGTTTTTCAGATTTGAAATGCCTCCAGCAGATCTCAAACGTGCGCCTGAGAAAACAAGTGCAAATTCATTCACTAGCAAGAATTTTCCATGACTGATTAGTAGCACACTAGTATAAATATTCTTACAAACTAAATCACCGAATAATTCTCATGACAACATCCAGACAACTCGGGCACAAATCTAGACCATTCAACAACTAGGTTGATTAAAAAATCCTAATTGTTTGCCTCAGACTGTTTATACTTCAGGTTTGTGTGCTTTCACTACCACATTCACTATCCAAATCACATCAAACATTCTCATTTATAACATTTGCAGAGGGTTTCACATCCCTGTTATTGCCAAATATCTGTACGCATTTGAATTAATGACATAATGTTAGTTCAGAACACCACAGAATCTTTCCATGGGTTTGCACAAATTATCTCAGAAACTGAGCTGGGAAATAGAAACTTCCCAATGAAGTTGTAATTGATTCCTGATTTTTCACTGCACAAGCATTCTTAAACCAAAAGTATAATTAAAACTTGAGAAAAATGATAAAGAGCtagagaaaaataacaaaaaaaacagaaaaataaaactGAAAGCTGGCATAATTGCCTACCATGTCACCAAAAAGGAGCATGTAAATTTGGGGAAATTAAACAAGGATAAATCTTGGGGACCCTGGAAATGTATGGGTTTAGAAAGAGCAGCCATTGGAGTTGCACTGATGGCATTTGGATTGGTAGCACTAGACACAGTATCAATTAACTAGAAAATGGGAGGAAAATAGAATTATGCATACATAATTCAGTACTACAGAAATATCAAGCAGTTTGGTGTGCAAGCCAACAAATAATAGAGAAGTCCTAAAACAATAGGGTTTATATACACACAACTTAAACTTGAAATCTAAATTTCCCTCCCTCCAATGggaaaatacaccgatcagccaaaacattatgacctgatgagtcaaaacattatgaccacctgcctaatatgcttttggtcctccatgtgcagcccatacacagcagggtgcgatgcactgtgtattgtgacacattcctcatgtgatcaccattaaaattttctgtgacgtgccacagtgACTTGTgccaccttctgtcagttcggaccagaaggGTAAGCCTCCGTtgacctcgcgcatcgatgaggctTTGGCGcgcaacaccctgttgccggtttgtggattgtccctcctcggaccactgtcggtaggtactcaccactgctgatctggagcaccccacaagccttgctgtttcagagatgctccgacccagtcatctggccataacaatttggcccttgtcaaagtcactcaggtctttactcctgcccatttcttttGCATCTaatacatcaacttcaagaactgactgttcacttgctgcctaatatatcccatcccttgacaggtgccattgtaacaagataatcaatgttcttcacttcacctgtcagtggtgataatgttttggctgatcggtgtatatggaaCTGTTTGTTTCCAGACATTTGTCACAGAACACTTTTCTTTCGACAGAAGTAGTATTCAGCAGAACCACAGCCTTCCTCTGGCATCAATCGGGATTCTAAGAAACAAATTATGTAGCtacaattttatattttaagtTCAGTTTTCATTCCATCCCTTTCCCAACAGTTCATTTTGTCAAACACTTTGAGGCAATTCAACCCAATGAGAACACACGTAAAATGCAGGTAAACTATAAATGCAGAATCAGAATAAAATTGTTAAAAGTAAATTACAAgtgtgaaattatttttaaatgatctATTATTGTATGTTGTTAAAATCACTTTTATTACTCACTTTATCAAAGCCCATAGCACACAATTTGTCTACTTTTCTAGTATACTCAGGGCTAGGTACCGGTGCTCCAGCGTACACGTGTGCCCAGAGTCTGGCTGTTTGTTTGAACATCTCTGGATTTTGCTTGTACTGCAGAAAGAACATAATCCATAAATCTACTGTTCAAATGGGGACAGTaaagaaacacatttaaattGCCATGATGAGGAGTTAATGACCTAATGGATTAAAATTTAAACCTGGTTCACAAATGACAATTAACAGCCTTTTGTTTAATAAAAAAAGCATCATGTAACATTGAACATCAAATGACTCCGGAGTCCAGGCATTCATCCTCTCAGgtgcaaaaaaaatctttaaagacAAAATGGACATGAAAGGAAAGCACTCCATCAGAATGATTAAGAGTTAATATCAAATATACAATCACAGAATTTTCCACTAATTTTCAAACAATTGAATTAACACCAGACATTGCTATTAATCCTCAATTCCTGGTCAACTCCAAGATTAGCGATCCTCTTCACTCTACAATTGAATTCCATTGAAAAATCCTCCAAGAACAAATAGATTTCTAAATTAAAAATTGAGTGAATATAAAAAATGGTTTCACAAAACATTTAAATTTAGTAACAGTTTAAAACTATTAGTTTAAAACATATTTAACCAGGGTCCCAACTAGACCTCAAGTTAACAAAAAGATGAAATGGCACAACTTTGAGAAAAACACGATATTCcccttggtatcacaaaatgctggagtaactcagcaggtcaggcagcatctaggagagagggaatgggtgacgttacgggtcaagacccttcttcagactgatgtcaggggcgcgggacaaagaaaggatgagttactcgagcattttgtgattccccccccctgacatcagtctgaagaagggtcttttccCTGAATATTTTCCCTGGTTAGAAAATCTAAATGTAGGCAGAGACTCAGAATTGGGGGATGGGTGTTTAAGGGTGAGATGAAGAAGAATATTTTCTCCCAGTATTCCATCATTGTTATTCTTTATCCAAAATGACTGTCGATGCCGACTCACTGCATTTGTTCAAAACTAATATTGATGGACTGCAAGGGGTTCTGGGTAATACgctaaaataaaataatcagACAGGTAGTTGCAATTGAGGCCAAAggccagatcagccatgattgtattcaATGGCAGAGCAGGACCAAGGGACCTTATGGATTACTCTTCCTTCTTAAATTTCTCTAAACATATTCTATTTAGTCTTTATTAAACATTATTCAAGACATTTTAAAGTAAATTAGCTTTAAGTGTAAGCTAAACATTACCGTATATTTCATACTGACCATAATTATTTATCAATAGGTAGAGACAGAAGTAATTTAAACCATAGACGTGTTCTTCAGATTTTTATAAAAGTAATGCTAAATTGCAATTTCATGTGCAGAAGTTACCTCCTCTGTCTGTACATTTGGTACAATGCCAGTTATTTTCATTGTTGGATAAACTTTTGTGAAATAGCATTGGATAGTGAAGATTAACAACATTAATGGTTAACCCCTCAATAATTTTGTCAAGATTAAAAAGCAAGTCAACTAATTGCATTTGCTATTGGCAAATCTTTGCTAACCTGTTGTGCAACTACTGCATCCTGTGGGTCATCTGGTTCAGCCGCTGCCAGCAAGGCTTGTAACGATAATAAAACTGTCCGTAGAGTCATAGCAGCTGCCCTAGAAACATGATTGAGAACATACAGTTGGTCGGTGAACAAAGTTTAAAGCTCCATTAATTTAAAAATCCTAGTTAGTTCTTGAACAATTCACTCTTGAAAATTCGTAATCTATTCGATAGCCTTTAAAAATAGTGAGAAGGTGGACACTATTAATCATCGATTTCAGAAGATTTGCAGGGGGGCTTGGCATCAATGATCAAGATATGGCCACGATACCAAGAATAACCATCATTCAGCCAGTATCTCCGGGTTGCTGAGATGTACTCCTCACATGTAAAATGTTAAAGACAATATTTATTTCCACAACTAGTTATAAAATGAGAATATGAACTCTGTTATCTTTAAATGTTTGTTACTAAACATTCTAGAATATGCAGGAAACAAATTAAGCTTACCATTAAaattgatttagacaatagacaatagacaataggtgcaggaggaggccattcggcccttcgagccagcaccgccattcaatgtgatcatggctgatcattctcaatcagtaccccgttcctgccttctccccataccccctgactccgctatccttaagagctctatctagctctctcttgaatgcattcagagaattggcctccactgcctcctgaggcagagaataccacagattcacaactctctgactgaaaaagtttttcctcatctcagttctaaatggcctaccccttattcttaaactgtggccccttgttctggactcccccaacattgggaacatgtttcctgcctctaacgtgtccaaccccttaataatcttatacgtttcgataagatctcctctcatccttctaatttgttTTCTGGGACTTCCTTAGTATAAAGACTTAAACGGTGCAGAATTTGTAAGGTGTATCCACAAAGGGTTTTTGAAATAGTACGTGCATCGTCCAACTCTcggagggaccatactggactttgtattgggaaacaagcctggccaggtgactggtattTCATTAGGAGAGCATTTTGGAAACAATGATCACAACTCCATTAAGTTttaagaaagttgtgaatttggatAAAGTCTGGACCTTGCGGGAAGGTACTAAAATGGCAGATTACAGCACTATTAGGTAGGAGCTAGGTAGAGAAAATTAGCGGTTGTTATTGGGCTTCATATACGTATGTGAGAGTGTTTAAAAGCCACCTGATCAGAATTCAGGCCTGGCATATTCCAGTAGAGAGGAGGAATAAGGAATACAAAGTAAGGAATACAAAGTAAAGGATACAACTCTCCTTTAGTCTACTGGACGtctaccagaatactgcctggaatagagagctataaggagaggatggacagatTTGGAATACTTTCTTTGGAgcgtcagagattgaggggagacctaatagaagtacgtaaaattatgagaggaatagatagggtagactggcACAATCATTTTGTCCAAAGTGAAAACGTCAAAGACCTGAGTTTTAAAGTAAGAGAAGAaaggtttaaagatgtgcagagcaaattttttttccacacaccgtggcaggtgcctggaatacactgcctgggTTCACAGCAGATGCAATTgtagcatttaagagggttttagaaaggcacatggttatgcagggatcggaggaatatggatcacctgcatGCAAagaggattagtttaacttggcatcaggtttggcatagacattgtgggttgaagggtctgttcctatgtTGTGCTGATCTATGAACAGAGGATTAGGATTGGGCCTGGCCATCAACATATATTAACACATATGATCATATATTGGGAAAGATATAAAAGGACTTCAAGGGTGCAGAAGAGCATACTTAGACAATTCCAGCAATGATGGACTTTGGGGTGTGTGGATAGATGACCGAAACTGGAGCTGTATTCCTTCGAGCAGAGGCTATGAGGAGAGTCTGAGCAATGCACTTAAAATGCTAGAGAGTGTGCTCccatttagatttattttagatttagagatacagcgcagaaacaggcccttcggcccactgggtccgcgccgcccagcgatcctcgcacattaacactatcctacacccactagggacaatttttatatttgcccagccaattaacctacaaacctgcacgtctttggagtgtgggaggaaaccgaagatctcggagaaaacccacgcaggtcacggggagaacgtacaaactccgtacagacggcgcccgtagtcaggatcgaacctgagtctccggcgctgcattcgctgtaaggcagcaactctaccgctgcgccaccgtgccattggtGGAGGGATCAAGAATTAGGAGACAGTGAAGGTAACTGGGGATTATTTTTTACAAATCCAGCAAGTGGAATCTGGAATGTAATTCCCAAAGCAGCAATGGTGGAAGATTCAATTGTAGCATTTAAATGGGAGTAGGATAAGTAACTCAAAGGAAATAAATGGCAGGTCTAAGGGAAGAGGGCAAGTAATGTCAGCACTTGTGCAAGAGATTTGATCTTTGATCAGTTGCAGTATCTTACGAATAAATATTAAAATTTACTTTATACTGCCCCGACAATATCTTGACTCCAGTTAAATACATTCCAGTTTAGGAATACATACTAAGTGTCAACAACAAATCTTAAATTTAAAGAAGAAAACAGCAACAACAATGAAAAATATCAAATTAAAAAAGCCTTGTGCTTCACCAAAGATAACTTTCATTTCTTCAAACCCAGGAAATCATGACAGAGAACAGCATAAATTCAGTTCTTGGTTTACGATACCTTTGCTGGAGAAGTTGAGTTTTACAGGTTAGGGAAGGAGCAATTACTTGTGAGCAAGCAGCAGGAGGAACTGGAAAGGGAAATAGTTGGGTGGAGAAACTAACTTCTGTGCAAGAGGACCTGATGAACCACTGTCTGGAGACACATGAGACTGCCGATACTGGCTTactaaaaaagacaaagtgctgaagaatttcaatgggtcaggcagcaagccaGGATAGTGTCTGACACGAGAGGCGTGGGGGTAAAGCCtgcagacagtgacattcccataAGCTCACTGCCCTTATTAGGCCAAAaggttatgtgataggagcagaactaggccattcggggaatcaagtctactccgccattcaatcatggctgatctatctctccctcccaaccccattctcttgccttctccccaaaacccctgacacccatactaatcaagaatatatctatctctgctttaaaaatatccattgacgtgacttccacagccttctgcggcaaagaattccacagattcaccaccctctgactaaataaattatttctcatcttcctaaaggaacatccttaaatgacctctagtcctagactctcctgctagtggaaacatcctctccacatccactctatccaagcctttccactattcggtacatttcaatgaggtcccccctcattcttctaaactccagcgagtacaggcccagtgccatcaaacactcatcctatgttaacccactcatttctgggatcattcttgtaaacctcctctggaccctctccatccttcctcagatatggtgcccaaaattgctcacaatactccaaatgctgcctaaccaccaccttatagagtctcagcattacaaccctgtttttgtattctagccttcctgaaataaatgctagcattgcatttgccttctttactaccgatttgacttgcagattaactttttgggaatcctgcaccagcactcccaagtcccattgcacctccgatttctgaattctctccccatttagaaaatagtctacgcctttattcctaccaccaaaatgcacgactccacactttgcaacaCTATTATCcatatgccaatagacaatagacaataggtgcaggagtaggccattcagcccttcgagccagcaccgccattcaatgcgatcatggctgatcactctcaatcttggcatgcccactctcccaacctgtccaagtccttttgcagagtccctgctttctctacacttcctgcccctccacctattttcgtatcatccgcaaacatggccacaaagccttcaatccctcaCCCAAATCTTTATTGCAAGTGTCCCACATGTCTGCAGGCCTTACTGCATGTGGTGAAAATCAGAGAGTTGAAGTATGCAGTCTGAATAGCTGATAGGTTACTGTAATGTATTGAACAGATGGTACACATTGCAGCCATGGGGTGCCAGTGACAACAAATATTTGGCATCCCTGCCACAATCTGTCAATTGGACAAGGGTGGATGGTGCTAATACTGAGGGTTACTGGAGCTGCATTCACCCAGACACAAAGTATATTCCAACATACTACAGGTCCACCATcggttttctggcaactggtggtccggcacctcctttaacccagacaaaatcacgagagagcacttgaaatcccccccccccccattgtgggAGAACTAGAGCTTTCATCCATCGAGACATACCCAGTGATATGCTTGAtatatggttttttttttttaaagctttagtttagtttattattgacatgtgttcccaggtacagtgaaaatctttttgtggTGTGCTATCCATTTCAAAGAAAAAAACTTGATTacaaatcaagccgtccacagtgtacacgtaaaggatgaagggtataacatttattacaagataaagtcctattaaagatagttcaaggtctctaatgaggcagatgggtggtcaggactgcattctagctggtgagagtacagtttagttgcctgataacatttgggaagaaactgcccctgaatctggaggtatgaattttcaaactgaagatagacacaaaatgctggagtaactcagatcaggcagcatctctggagaaaaggaataggaataagAAAaaatccttttctcctgagatgctccatggcctactgagttactccagcattttgtgtccatctttgactgGCAAGCTACTGGATGTAAAGCAGAAATAGTACTACCAACAATCAAGCCAGAAAACTCCAAAATAACTAATCACAACAAACTAATATCAGAGAATTAGGGCATGTGGAGACATGTGGTGGCATCGGAAAAGGTTAATATGCACAATTAGATTCGTAAGACCTCTTCAGATGAGCACAGGCAAGAGATCACTGAATGCAGGGATTATAGTCAGAATTTCCTACACTTCTGCCATTTATATACAAACTACTTTACAAAATCGAATCAACCAAATCCAATGAACCGGCTGCATCTG
This region of Rhinoraja longicauda isolate Sanriku21f chromosome 1, sRhiLon1.1, whole genome shotgun sequence genomic DNA includes:
- the ube2kb gene encoding ubiquitin-conjugating enzyme E2Kb, producing the protein MANIAVQRIKREFKEVLKSEETSKNQIKVELVDENFTELRGEIAGPPDTPYEGGRYQLEIKIPETYPFNPPKVRFITKIWHPNISSVTGAICLDILKDQWAAAMTLRTVLLSLQALLAAAEPDDPQDAVVAQQYKQNPEMFKQTARLWAHVYAGAPVPSPEYTRKVDKLCAMGFDKNAVIVALSSQSWDVECATERLLSN